DNA sequence from the Streptomyces sp. HUAS 15-9 genome:
TCGCGTTGTGCGCCTAAGGTGCTTGACGGCTGAGTAACAACCCGCCGTTAATAGCCCAAGTGCCGACAACCCGGAGGAGGACCCCCGTGAAGCAGGGCGCACACGGCTCCGCCGCAACGGGGATTCCTGATCATCCGGCCGATGCCACGCGGGTGCCCGCGCAGCCGCGCGCCGCGGACGTGGCACGCGAGCGCGACACCTCGACACCCGAGGCCCGCGGCGAGCACACGCACAGCGAGCGGCCGATTCCGCAGCCGCGGGCGGTCGTGCAGCGCTCGTCCGTGCGCGGCCAGATCCTCGACGCGCTGCGCTCCGCGCTCGTGACGGGGGAGCTGAAGCCCGGCGAGGTGTACTCGGCGCCCGCGCTGGGCGACCGGTTCGGGGTCTCCGCGACGCCCGTGCGGGAGGCCATGCAGCAACTCGCGCTGGAGGGCGCGGTCGAGGTCGTGCCGAACCGCGGGTTCCGGGTCGTCGAGCGGGGCACCCGGGAGCTGGCCGAACTGGCCGAGATCCGCGCGCTGATCGAGGTGCCGGTGATGCTGCGACTCGCCCGTACGGTGCCCGCCGCGCGCTGGGCGGAGCTGTGGCCGCTCGCCGAGGACACCGTGCGCGCCGCGTCCTCCGGCTGCCGCGCCACGTACGCCGAGTCCGACCGCGCCTTCCACAGCGCGCTGCTGGCCCTCTCCGGCAACGAACAGCTCGTCCGCATCGCCGAGGACCTGCACCGCCGCTCCCAGTGGCCCCTGGTCGGCGGCCCACCGCGCCCGGGCCACGCCGACCTCATCGCCGACGCGGCGGAGCACACGGCACTGCTGGAGGCCCTGATCGCCCGCGACCTGGACGTCGTACGCGCCCTGGTGGGCGAACACTTCGCGGGCGCGGCCTGAACGTACTGCTCCGCCGTGATCCGCTGGAACGGCCCACCGCGCGGGAGGTGCTTACGCCGGCGGCGCAGGGCAAGCAGGACCTGCCGTCGACGCAGGAGGCGAAGCGGCAAGTACCTGCGGTGCGGAGATCTGCGAGCCTGGCGCGGTGTGCGGGGGCCCGCGTGGTGCCCCGCGCTTGGGCTGGGGGTGCCCGGCTCAGGCCCGCGCCGGGGTAAGAACTGTTGCCCTCGCCCTCCGTGCCGCTCGCAGTCCTCGAGAAGCCGTCGTGCCGGTGTCGCTGATGCATGGGTGGGGCGTACCGATGCGCGGGTCGGGCGATGTGGTCCGTGTCGTGTCCGGCGCGGTGCACCCCCGGGTGGGCGGTGCGCGGCGCGGGCCCGGGGTGGGTCAGGAGCCGTCGTCCTCGGATCCCTTGTGGCTTGCCGTCTTTGAGAAGCCGTCGTGCCAGGCGGCCTTCGCGCCGGAGTCGCCGATGCGGTACACGTCCACGACCGCGCCCGTGGCTACGGCCAGGGACAGTACGGCGAACGTGATCCGCAGGGGGAGGGCGTAGCGGCGTGCGGTGGCGGGTGATCCGGCTTCCAGCGCGTCCGGCGCGGGCCGGCGGCGGCTCGCCCACCAGACTGCCGCCGCCAGGACGAACAGGCCCGCCGCCCAGGGCAGCAGACCGTCGCCGAGTTCGGCGTGGCGGCGGACCAGGGCGTTGCCGTCGACGTGCTCCTCCAGCCACTCGCCGGCCTGAGTGGTCAGCGGCACGCTCACCAGGGCGACGAAGGCGAGCAGGGGCAGCAGCGGGCCCAGTCGCAGCGCGGCCTTCGGCCAGCAGGCGCAGACCACCAGGGCCAGCGCGGTCAGCGGAACGAGCACGACGACGAGATGGACGAGCAGGACATGTGCGGGCAGGCCATTGACGAGGCTCATCGGGCACTCCTGTGAGGGGGTCGGGTGCGCCAGCCTGGCACAGGAACCTCTCAGTTCCCTCTGGGTCCGCGCTCAGGCCGTGGCCGCCCCCGGAGCCGGCGGGGCCAGCTGGCGGGCCAGCCAGGTCGGTACGCCGCCGAGCAGGCGGAACAGCCGGCGGGCCTCCTCCCGCAGCCGGGACGCCTCCGGCTCCGACTCCGCGTCGGCGAGCGAGGCGAGGGCCGGTGCCGTACCCACCAGATAGCCCAACTCCTCCCGGATGCGCAGGGATTCGGCGAAGCCGTGCCTCGCCTCCGCCAACTCGCCCTCGCGCAGCGCCAGCCCGGCGAGGTGGCGCCAGGTGAACGACAGCAGCAGCGGGTCGGAGTGCGCGGCGGCGGCCGCGTGGGCACGGCGGTACGCGGCCAGCGCCGCCTGCGGGGAACGGGCCAGGTTCTCGGCGAGCAGCCCGCGCCGGAAGTCCAGCAGGGCCCGGCCCGACGATCCCGGAGGGAGCAGCGCCGCCGCCCGGCCCAGCGCCGAGCGTGCCTCGTCGGCCCGGTCCCGCACCCCGTGGATCGTGGCCGCGTACGCAAGTTGCCCGCGTTCACAAGCGGCCGCGCCCCGCTCCTCGTCGCTGCGGGCCTGTGCCTCGGCCGTACGCAGCGCGTCCTCGGCCTCCGCCCAGCCCCGCTCGGTGTAGAGACACCGCTCGACCAGCAGCCCGGCCCGTTGCAGCGTGGCCGCCGCCCCGTCCGGCGGGAGCAGCGCGGCCGCGTCGGCCCAGCAGGCCCGCGAGCGCAGCCGCCATACCGCGGTCTGGAGAGGATCGTCACCAGAGGTCGTTCCGTTACCAGACATGGCGGTATGCGCCACGTTGCCCTCCCCGAGCGCGCCATCGAGCTGTTGAGTGGTGGCGGCATTCCAGCACCAATCGAGTGGCCTGGCCAAGAGGGTGGGTGAATAATTTCACAAAGTCGTGGGATCACGCCACCAGTTGGCGCGCATCCGTCGTACGCCCGGACGGCCTCAGCTCATCCGCAACGCCAGGAAGAAATCGAGCTTGTCCTCCAGCCGGGACAGGTCCCGTCCCGTCAACTGCTCGATTCTCCCCACGCGATAGCGCAGCGTGTTGACGTGCAGGTGGAGACGGGTGGCGCAGCGGGTCCAGGAGCCGTCGCAGTCCAGGAACGCCTCCAGCGTCGGGATCAGCTCGGCGCGGTGGCGGCGGTCGTAGTCGCGCAGCGGGTCCAGGAGGCGGGCGGTGAAGGCCCGGCGGACGTCGTCCGGCACGAACGGCAGCAGCAGCACGTGCGAGGCCAGCTCCTGATGGCCCGCGGCGCACACCCGTCCGGGACGCGCCGCGGCCACCCGCCGCGCATGCCGCGCCTCCTCCAGCGCGCCCCGCAGCCCCTCCGCCGAGTGCACGGCCGCGCTGACGCCCAGCGTGACCCGACCGTCCTCGCCCAGGCCCGCCGACAGCGGGTCCCGTACGGTCTCCAGGAGCTCGTCGGCGAGGATCCCGGGCTCCGAGCCGTCGTGCTCGGACGGGACGGCCGGCAGCGGGACCAGCGCGACGGCCTCCTCACCGGTGTGGGCGACGGCGATCCGGTCGGAGGGCTCGGGTCCGGTGGCGAGGGGGTCGACCAGGATCTCCTCCAGCAGCGACTGGGCGACCGGGCCGCCTTCGACGTCGCCTTCGTCCCACTCGACCCGCGCCACCACCACCTGCCAGTGCGGGGCCGTGCCGAGGCCGGGCAGCAGCACCGGCGCCGCCACCCGCAGGCGCGCGGCGATCTCGGCGGGCGCGGCGCCCGTCTGCACCAGTTCGAGGACCTCCTGCGCGAGCCGCCGCCGCACCGTGCGCGACGCGTCCCGCCGGTCCCGCTCGACCGCGATCAGCTGGGTGACGCCCTGGAGCAGATCCAGGCGCTCCTCGGGCCAGTCCCCGGCGTCCGCCTCCACGGCGAGCAGCCAGTCCGACAGCACCGTCTCGCGCACGTCCCGGGCCGCGTGCGGGGAGCGGCCGCTGCTGCGGATCGGGAACAGCGAATACGTCGACATGGTCGCGGGCGCGGGGGCGGAGCCCAGCGGCACCCGGTGCGGTCCGCGACGGCCGGTGCGCACGGCGGACAGATGCTCGGCGGCGAGCCTGGCGTAGGTCTCCGGGGGCAGGGCCGGGCCCGCGACCTTCGAGCCCGCGATCAGCCGCCCGGTGGGGGAGAGCACCCAGGCCCGCAGGTCCAGGTCGGAGCCGAGGAGGTCCAGGACCACGTCCGGGCCGCCGCCCGCCGGACCCGAGGTCATCAACCGGCGGTGCCGGTCGACCACGGCCGCCAGATCACCGGCCCGCTCGCCCGAGACCTGCCGGACCACATGCTCGGTAATCGTTGCGAACGCAACCGACTCATGCACCGCGAACAGGGGCAGCCGGTGCCGGGCGCAGGCCAGCACCAGGTCGTCCGGCACATCCCCGAGCTCGGCCTCACCGGCTGCCAGCGCGGCCACGCCCGCCTGCACCAGGATCCGTACGAACGGCTCGGAGTCCGCCGCGTTCCGCCGCCAGGCCAGCCCCGTCAGCACCAGCTCTCCGCCCGAGAGATAGCGGCTGGGGTCACGCAGATCGGTGGTCATCACCCCGCGCACGGCGCGGTCGAGCTCGTCCTCGCCGCCGAGCAGCCGCAGGCCCAGCGCATCGGTGTCCAGCAGTGCGCGCAGCCGCATTCTCGTCGCCGCCGTTCTTTGTCTCGTCTTTGTCTCGAAAACTACGATGAATCTTGAAGGGTCCAGTGGGGCGGGGGCCCAGTGGTGTTTCCGGAGGAAAACGAAGAGGTTTCTGATGGCCTCCGTTCATACGAATCTACAAGATGCCCGTGCTGGCCAGCCAACTCCTTCATGGTTTCCGTGACTGACCCCCTCGGACCACAGCGCTGTGTACTGGCCCGGCTCAGCGTGAACAGCACATGAACGAGCCGGGCCCGCCGCACACGATCTGGCTCATTCCGTACGACCCCGAGACGAAGAAGAGAGCCGGTCATGGACTTCCTTCGCCCCGCCAGCTGGGAGGAGGCGCTCGCCGCGAAGGCCGAGCACCCCACCGCTGTGCCGATTGCGGGTGGCACCGATGTGATGGTCGAGATCAATTTCGACCACCGCCGGCCCGAGTACCTCCTCGACCTCAACCGCATCGGCGACCTCTACGAGTGGGAGGTGGGCGAGGCGAGCGTGCGGCTGGGCGCCTCCGTCCCGTACACCCGGATCATGGAGAACCTGCGCGCCGAACTGCCGGGCCTGGCCCTCGCCTCGCACACGGTCGCCTCCCCGCAGATCCGCAACCGCGGCGGCGTCGGCGGCAACCTCGGCACCGCCTCCCCGGCCGGCGACGCCCACCCGGCCCTGCTGGCGGCGGGCGCCGAGGTCGAGGCCGAGTCGGTGCGCGGCACACGGCTGATTCCGATCGACGACTTCTACACCGGCGTGAAGCGCAACGCGCTCGCCCCCGACGAGCTGATCCGCGCCGTCCACATCAAGAAGGCGGACGGCCCGCAGCAGTACTCCAAGGTCGGCACCCGCAACGCCATGGTCATCGCCGTGTGCGCCTTCGGTCTCGCCCTGCATCCCGAGACCCGCACGGTCCGCACCGGCATCGGCTCGGCCGCGCCCACCCCCGTCCGGGCGAAGACCGCCGAGGACTTCCTGAACGCGGCACTCGAAGAGGGCGGCTTCTGGGACAACGGAAAGATCATCACCCCGTCGGTCGCCAAGCAGTTCGCGGACCTCTGCTCCGCCGCCTGCAACCCGATCGACGACGTCCGGGGCACCGCGAGCTACCGCCGTCACGCGGTCGGCGTCATGGCCCGCAGGACGCTCACCTGGACCTGGGAGTCGTACCGCGGCGCCCGCCGCATCACGGAGGGAGCCGCGTAATGCGCGTCAACTTCACTGTCAACGGACGCCCGCAGGAAGCCGACGACGTCTGGGAGGGCGAGTCGCTGCTCTACGTCCTGCGCGAGCGCCTCGGGCTGCCCGGCTCCAAGAACGCCTGCGAGCAGGGCGAGTGCGGGTCGTGCACAGTCCGCCTGGACGGCGTGCCGGTGTGTTCGTGCCTGGTCGCGGCGGGCCAGGTCGAGGGCCGCGAGGTCGTCACCGTGGAGGGTCTGGCGGACTACGCCAAGCAGCGCTCCTGCGGGACGGGCGCCTGCGGTACGTCGCTGCAGGACGCCCGGCTGGCCCTCCCCCCGGGCGAAGCCTGGGGGAGGGCCGCCGAGGGCCAGGACTCGCAGACCGGTGAGGGCACCGGCTCATCCCCGCGCGCAGCGCTCTCTCCGATCCAGCAGGCGTTCATCGACGCCGGCGCCGTCCAGTGCGGCTTCTGCACCCCGGGTCTGCTCGTCGCCGCCGACGAGATGCTGGAGAACAACCCCGACCCGACCGACGCGGACATCCGCGAGGCGTTGTCGGGCAACCTGTGCCGCTGCACGGGCTACGAGAAGATCATGGACGCGGTCCGCCTGGCGGCCGCCCGGCAGGGAGAGGCTGTCTGAGCATGTCCTCCCCCAAGCACTCAACTGCGTTCGAGCAGGGCGGTGCCCCCACCGGCGCTCCCACCAAGATCACCCAGGGTTCGCAGACCAGGGGCGGCATCGGCGAGTCGACCCTCCGCCCCGACGGCACCCTCAAGGTCACCGGCGAGTTCGCGTACTCGTCCGACATGTGGCACGAGGACATGCTCTGGGGCCAGATCCTGCGCTCCACGGTCGCCCACGCCGAGATCGTCTCGATCGACACGGGCGAGGCCCTCGCGACCCCCGGCGTCTACGCCGTCATGACGTACGACGACCTGCCGACCGACGTGAAGAACTACGGCCTGGAGATCCAGGACACCCCCGTCCTGGCCCACGGCAAGGTACGCCACCACGGCGAGCCGGTCGCGATCGTCGCCGCCGACCACCCGGAGACCGCGCGCCGCGCCGCCGCCAAGATCAAGGTGGAGTACCGCGAACTGCCGGTCATCACCGACGAGGCCTCCGCGACGGCCCCGGACGCGATCCTCGTCCACGAGCACCGCGACGACCTCCCCCAAGGGCCTCCGACAAGCTCCGGTCCAGGGGGGACCCCCGTCATCGGCCACGTCCCGCACCCCAACATCGTCCACCGCCAGCCGATCGTCCGCGGTGACGTGGCGGCGGCCCGCGGGCGGGCGGACGTGATCGTCGAGGGCGAGTACACCTTCGGAATGCAGGACCAGGCCTTCCTCGGCCCCGAGTCCGGGCTCGCCGTGCCGGAGGAGGACGGCGGCGTCCACCTCTACATCGCCACCCAGTGGCTGCACTCCGACCTGCGCCAGATCGCCCCGGTCCTCGGCCTGCCCGAGGACAAGGTGCGCATGACGCTGGCCGGCGTCGGCGGCGCGTTCGGCGGCCGCGAGGACCTGTCGATGCAGATCCACGCCTGCCTGCTGGCCCTGCGCACAGGCAAGCCCGTCAAGATCGTCTACAACCGCTTCGAGTCCTTCTTCGGGCACGTCCACCGCCACCCGGCCAAGCTGTACTACGAGCACGGGGCCACGCAGGACGGCAAGCTGACGCATGTGAAGTGCCGTATCGTCCTGGACGGCGGCGCGTACGCCTCCGCCTCCCCGGCCGTCGTCGGCAACGCCGCCTCCCTCGGCATCGGGCCCTACGTCGTCGACGACGTCGAGATCGAGGCCATCGCCCTCTACACCAACAACCCGCCCTGCGGCGCCATGCGCGGCTTCGGCGCGGTCCAGGCCTGCTTCGCCTACGAGGCGCAGATGGACAAGCTGGCGAAGAAGCTCGGCATGGACCCGGTGGAGCTGCGGCGGCTGAACGCGATGGAGCAGGGGACCATCATGCCGACGGGCCAGCCCGTCGACTCCCCGGCCCCGGTCGCCGAACTCCTGCGGCGCGTCAAGGCGATGCCGCTGCCGCCGGAGCGCCAGTGGGAGAGCAGCGAGGGAGCCGACGTACGGCAGCTGCCCGGCGGACTGTCCAACACCACGCACGGCGAAGGCGTCGTACGCGGCATCGGCTACGCGGTCGGCATCAAGAACGTCGGCTTCTCCGAGGGGTTCGACGACTACTCCACCGCCAAGGTCCGTATGGAGGTCGTCGCGGGCGAGCCCGTGGCCACCGTGCACACGGCCATGGCGGAGGTTGGCCAGGGCGGTGTCACGGTCCATGCGCAGATCGCCCGCACAGAACTGGGTGTCGCCCAGGTGACCATCCACCCCGCCGACACCCAGGTGGGCTCGGCGGGTTCGACCTCGGCCTCCCGGCAGACGTACGTCACCGGGGGCGCCGTGAAGAACTCCTGCGAGCTGGTGCGCGAGCGGGTGCTGGAGATCGGGCGCCGCAAGTTCGGTACGTACCACCCGGCTTGGGCGACGGCGGAGCTGCTGCTGGAGGGCGGCAAGGTCGTCACCGACGGCGGTGAGGAGCTCGCCGACCTGGTGGACGTGCTCGAGGACGAGGCGGTCGAGGTCGAGGCCGAGTGGCGGCACCGCGCGACCGAGCCCTTCGACCTGCGCACCGGTCAGGGCAACGGCCATGTCCAGTACAGCTTCGCCGCGCACCGGGCCGTCGTCGAGGTCGACACCGAGCTGGGCCTGGTCAAGGTGATCGAGCTGGCCTGTGCCCAGGATGTCGGCAAGGCGCTCAACCCGCTGTCCGTCCTCGGCCAGATCCAGGGCGGCACCACCCAGGGCCTGGGCGTGGCGGTGATGGAGGAGATCATCGTCGACCCGAAGACGGCGAAGGTCCAGAATCCCTCCTTCACGGACTACCTCATCCCCACGATTCTCGACACGCCGACCATCCCCGTCGATGTGCTCGAACTCGCCGACGACCACGCGCCGTACGGGCTCCGTGGCGTCGGCGAGGCCCCCACCCTGTCCTCGACTCCCGCCGTCCTCGCGGCCATCCGCAACGCGACGGGCCTGGAGCTGAACAGGACGCCGGTCCGGCCGGAACATCTCACCGGAACGTGACCCTCCGGGGTTGAACCGGCTTGTTTTCCTGGGGGACTTCGTCCCCCAGGCCCCAACTGTTCGTCCTGGGCCGTCCCCCGGGTCGTGCACATCCCAAATCCCGCACGTCGTGGAAGACGACGCGTGGGTGCCCCTGTGAACCTTGGGAGACGGCACCATGACCCCACAGTCGACCGAGCCAAGATCCACCGCCGAGGACGCGGGTGCGGGAACCCGCAACCCGGCCGGCAGGTCGTGGCTCGACCGGTACTTCCACATATCCGCGAGAGGATCCTCCGTCGCACGCGAAGTGCGCGGCGGTGTCACCACCTTCATGGCGATGGCGTACATCCTCCTGCTCAACCCCCTGATCCTGTCCGGCAAGGACGCGGCGGGGGACACGCTCGGCCAGAAGGCCCTCATCACCGCGACCGCGTTCGCGGCGGCCTTCACCACACTGCTGATGGGTTTCGCCGGCAAGGTGCCGCTCGCCCTCGCCGCCGGCCTCTCCGTCTCCGGTGTCCTTTCCTCACAGGTCGCCCCGCAGATGACCTGGCCGCAGGCCATGGGCATGTGTGTGATGTACGGCGTGGTCATCATGCTGCTCGTCGTCACCGGCCTCCGTGAGATGATCATGAACGCGATTCCGCTCGCGCTCAAGCACGGCATCACCATGGGCATCGGCCTGTTCATCGCCCTCATCGGCTTCTACAAGTCCGGCTTCGTGCACCAGGGCAAGGCGACCCCGGTCACCCTCGGCCCCGCCGGTGAGTTGACGGGCTGGCCGGTCCTCCTCTTCGCGGGCACCCTGCTCCTGATCTTCATGCTCCAGGCCCGGGGCGTCCCCGGCGCCATCCTCATCGGCATCGTCGGCGGCACGATCGTCGCCGCGATCCTCAACGCGGCCGGCGTCATCGACCCCAGGCAGTGGGCGAGCGGTGCCCCCGAACTGCACGGCAGCGCGGTCTCGATGCCCGACTTCTCGCTCTTCGGGCACGTCGAGTTCGGCGGCTGGGGCAAGGTCGGCGCGATGACCGTGGGGATGATCGTCTTCACGCTCGTGCTCGCCGGGTTCTTCGACGCGATGGCCACCATCATCGGCGTCGGCACCGAGGCCCGACTGGCCGACGACAAGGGCCGGATGCCGGGCCTGTCCAAGGCGCTGTTCATCGACGGCGCGGGCGGTGCGATCGGCGGTGTCGCGGGCGGCTCCGGCCAGACCGTGTTCATCGAGTCGGCCACCGGCGTCGGCGAGGGGGCCCGCACGGGCCTCGCCTCGGTCGTCACCGGACTGTTCTTCGCGGCCTGCCTCTTCTTCACCCCGCTGACCGCGATCGTCCCGCAGGAGGTCGCCTCCGCAGCCCTGGTCGTGATCGGCGCGATGATGCTGATGAACGCACGGCATGTGGACTGGGCCGACCGGGCCATCGCGATCCCGGTCTTCCTGACGGTCGTTGTGATGCCGTTCACATACTCCATCACCGCGGGCGTGGCCGCGGGCGTCATCTCCTACGCCGCCATCAAGGCCGCGCAGGGCAAGGCCCGGGAGATCGGGGCGTTCATGTGGGGCCTGACAGGGATCTTCCTGGTCTATTTCGCCCTCAATCCCATTGAGAGCTGGCTGGGCGTGCACTAGCACCAGCCGCTCCCCGAAAGACCCTCCACACAGCCGTCGTCAAGGAGACCGAGAGATGCTGGACATCGCCGAGGAGCTCGACCGGTGGGCCGAGCGGGGACGCGACTTCGCCGTGGCCACCGTGGTGACGGTCGGCGGCAGCGCCCCGCGCCGGCCGGGTGCCGCCCTCGCGGTGGACGCCGACGGCACGGCGATCGGCTCGGTCTCCGGCGGCTGTGTGGAGGGTGCCGTGTACGACCTGTGCAGGCAGGCGCTTCAGGACGGCGAGACCGTCCTGGAGCGCTTCGGCTACAGCGACGAGGACGCCTTCGCCGTCGGCCTCACCTGCGGCGGCGTCATCGACATCCTCGTCACCCCGGTACGGGCGGCCGACCCCGCCCGTCCGGTGGTCGCGGCCGCGCTGGCCGCCGCCGCGCGCGGGGAGGCCGCGGCGGTCGCGCGGATCGTGTCGGGCCCGGCGCAGCTGCGGGGCCGGGCCCTGCTCGTCCGCCCCGGCGGCTCGTACGACGGCGGCTTCGGCGCCCACCCCGAACTGGACCGCACCGTCGCCGCCGAGGCCGGTGCCTTCCTGGACGCGGGCCGCACCGGCACCCTGGAGATAGGTGAGCAGGGCTCGCGCTGCGGCGCCCCGCTCACCGTGCTGGTCGAGTCGTCGGTCCCGCCGCCCCGGATGATCGTCTTCGGCGCGATCGACTTCGCCTCGGCGCTGGTCCGCATCGGCAAGTTCCTGGGCTACCACGTGACGGTGTGCGACGCCCGGCCGGTGTTCGCCACCCGGACCCGCTTCCCCGAGGCCGACGAGATCGTCGTCGAGTGGCCGCACACCTACCTGGAGCGCACGGACGTCGACGGCCGTACCGTCCTGTGCGTGCTCACCCACGACGCCAAGTTCGACGTGCCGCTGCTGCGGCTCGCCCTGCGGCTGCCCGTGGCCTACGTCGGCGCGATGGGCTCCCGCCGCACCCACCTGGACCGCAACGAGCGCCTGCGCGAAGTCGGCGTCACCGAACTGGAGCTGGCGCGCCTCAGGTCCCCCATCGGCCTCGACCTGGGAGCCCGCACCCCCGAGGAGACGGCCCTGTCGATCGCCTCGGAGATCGTCGCGAGCCGACGCGGTGGCACCGGCGTGTCTCTCACGGGCGCGCACACACCGATCCACCACGACACGACGTCCGTACCGGCGGGCCGGATCGGTTCGGTGGCCTGAGGGGCCGTGGCCGAGAATGCCTTTCGCCGTTCACGCCCTCCTGAAGAGCACCGTTCACGCCCTCCTGAGCAGGCTGTTCAGCGCCCTGCCGAACATCGCCCGGGCCGTCTGGTCCAGGAGGGGGTCGAAGAGTCTCGGGAGGCCGCGCAGGCGTAGTTCCTCCCGCCACACCACGCGGGTACGGCCGCCCGGTCCCGGGCGTACCTCCAGCTCGGCCCAGCCGAGGACCACCCGGCCGTGCTTGACCAGGCGGCACAGTCCGGGCTCGCCGTCGCTCGGCGGGTGCCAGTCGGTGACCTCCATCGGGTCGGTCAGGGAGAGCGGACCGATCCCGGTACGGGCCACGAAGCGCGTGCCCTCCCGGGTCGGCGGATCGGTGACCACGGTGATCCGCGTCAGCGGGACCGCGTCGGCGTGCCGGGGCCACTCCGTGAGCCGGCGCCACGCCTCGTCGATCGGCAGCGGTGCCGTGCGTTCGAGCTGGAAGGTGACCACGCAACGATCTTAGGGAAGCGGTTGCTCGAAAGGGGACCCGAGTGACCTCGGGCGGTTGCGTCAACCAGGGCTTTGCGAGCGGGCGTACGCTGGTCAGCGCGGCGGGATCCCGCAGGCCCGGACGACGTCACCGGCCGGCGCCCGTACGTCCCCTGTCGCGCCCGTGCGGCCGTACGGCACCATGAGCGCGTCCCCGTACCAGCGTTCGGGAGGGCGTCGTGGACCGCGAACAGCACGGCAGGCTCGACGAGTTGATGCGCGACCCCTATCCGCACTACGCCCGTGCCCGGACGGCCGAGGGGCTTACCCATGTCGCCGAGCTCGACGCATGGCTGGTGGCCAGGGACGCCGACGTACGCGAAGTGCTGCGTCGTACCGAGGACTTCTCGTCGGCGAACGCCCTCAGGCCGGACGTGCTCCCCTCGCCCGCCGCGCTCGTCGCCCTCGGCGGCGGGTTCGGCGGCCGTCCGGTGGTGGTCACCTCGGACGGCGAGCGGCACCAGCGGTTACGGGCACCGCTCGTCCGCGCTCTCTCACCGGCCCGGGTCGCCGCGCAGGTGCCGTACGCCGCCGAGCGTGCCGCCGCCCTCGTCGACGGCTTCGTCAAGGACGGGCACGTGGAGCTGATGTCCCGCTATGCCAGGCGGCTGCCCGGTGAGGTCATCGGGCGGATCGTCGGCCTCGACCCGGCCGACGTACCCGTGGTGGTGCACGGTGGACACCGCGCCGAGGAACTGCTGTTCCGGCCCCTCGAGGAGACGGAGCAACTGCCCGCCGCCCAGGACGTGGTGGC
Encoded proteins:
- a CDS encoding GntR family transcriptional regulator → MKQGAHGSAATGIPDHPADATRVPAQPRAADVARERDTSTPEARGEHTHSERPIPQPRAVVQRSSVRGQILDALRSALVTGELKPGEVYSAPALGDRFGVSATPVREAMQQLALEGAVEVVPNRGFRVVERGTRELAELAEIRALIEVPVMLRLARTVPAARWAELWPLAEDTVRAASSGCRATYAESDRAFHSALLALSGNEQLVRIAEDLHRRSQWPLVGGPPRPGHADLIADAAEHTALLEALIARDLDVVRALVGEHFAGAA
- a CDS encoding DUF2231 domain-containing protein, which translates into the protein MSLVNGLPAHVLLVHLVVVLVPLTALALVVCACWPKAALRLGPLLPLLAFVALVSVPLTTQAGEWLEEHVDGNALVRRHAELGDGLLPWAAGLFVLAAAVWWASRRRPAPDALEAGSPATARRYALPLRITFAVLSLAVATGAVVDVYRIGDSGAKAAWHDGFSKTASHKGSEDDGS
- a CDS encoding PucR family transcriptional regulator, with the translated sequence MRLRALLDTDALGLRLLGGEDELDRAVRGVMTTDLRDPSRYLSGGELVLTGLAWRRNAADSEPFVRILVQAGVAALAAGEAELGDVPDDLVLACARHRLPLFAVHESVAFATITEHVVRQVSGERAGDLAAVVDRHRRLMTSGPAGGGPDVVLDLLGSDLDLRAWVLSPTGRLIAGSKVAGPALPPETYARLAAEHLSAVRTGRRGPHRVPLGSAPAPATMSTYSLFPIRSSGRSPHAARDVRETVLSDWLLAVEADAGDWPEERLDLLQGVTQLIAVERDRRDASRTVRRRLAQEVLELVQTGAAPAEIAARLRVAAPVLLPGLGTAPHWQVVVARVEWDEGDVEGGPVAQSLLEEILVDPLATGPEPSDRIAVAHTGEEAVALVPLPAVPSEHDGSEPGILADELLETVRDPLSAGLGEDGRVTLGVSAAVHSAEGLRGALEEARHARRVAAARPGRVCAAGHQELASHVLLLPFVPDDVRRAFTARLLDPLRDYDRRHRAELIPTLEAFLDCDGSWTRCATRLHLHVNTLRYRVGRIEQLTGRDLSRLEDKLDFFLALRMS
- a CDS encoding FAD binding domain-containing protein, translating into MDFLRPASWEEALAAKAEHPTAVPIAGGTDVMVEINFDHRRPEYLLDLNRIGDLYEWEVGEASVRLGASVPYTRIMENLRAELPGLALASHTVASPQIRNRGGVGGNLGTASPAGDAHPALLAAGAEVEAESVRGTRLIPIDDFYTGVKRNALAPDELIRAVHIKKADGPQQYSKVGTRNAMVIAVCAFGLALHPETRTVRTGIGSAAPTPVRAKTAEDFLNAALEEGGFWDNGKIITPSVAKQFADLCSAACNPIDDVRGTASYRRHAVGVMARRTLTWTWESYRGARRITEGAA
- a CDS encoding (2Fe-2S)-binding protein; the protein is MRVNFTVNGRPQEADDVWEGESLLYVLRERLGLPGSKNACEQGECGSCTVRLDGVPVCSCLVAAGQVEGREVVTVEGLADYAKQRSCGTGACGTSLQDARLALPPGEAWGRAAEGQDSQTGEGTGSSPRAALSPIQQAFIDAGAVQCGFCTPGLLVAADEMLENNPDPTDADIREALSGNLCRCTGYEKIMDAVRLAAARQGEAV
- a CDS encoding xanthine dehydrogenase family protein molybdopterin-binding subunit; this translates as MSSPKHSTAFEQGGAPTGAPTKITQGSQTRGGIGESTLRPDGTLKVTGEFAYSSDMWHEDMLWGQILRSTVAHAEIVSIDTGEALATPGVYAVMTYDDLPTDVKNYGLEIQDTPVLAHGKVRHHGEPVAIVAADHPETARRAAAKIKVEYRELPVITDEASATAPDAILVHEHRDDLPQGPPTSSGPGGTPVIGHVPHPNIVHRQPIVRGDVAAARGRADVIVEGEYTFGMQDQAFLGPESGLAVPEEDGGVHLYIATQWLHSDLRQIAPVLGLPEDKVRMTLAGVGGAFGGREDLSMQIHACLLALRTGKPVKIVYNRFESFFGHVHRHPAKLYYEHGATQDGKLTHVKCRIVLDGGAYASASPAVVGNAASLGIGPYVVDDVEIEAIALYTNNPPCGAMRGFGAVQACFAYEAQMDKLAKKLGMDPVELRRLNAMEQGTIMPTGQPVDSPAPVAELLRRVKAMPLPPERQWESSEGADVRQLPGGLSNTTHGEGVVRGIGYAVGIKNVGFSEGFDDYSTAKVRMEVVAGEPVATVHTAMAEVGQGGVTVHAQIARTELGVAQVTIHPADTQVGSAGSTSASRQTYVTGGAVKNSCELVRERVLEIGRRKFGTYHPAWATAELLLEGGKVVTDGGEELADLVDVLEDEAVEVEAEWRHRATEPFDLRTGQGNGHVQYSFAAHRAVVEVDTELGLVKVIELACAQDVGKALNPLSVLGQIQGGTTQGLGVAVMEEIIVDPKTAKVQNPSFTDYLIPTILDTPTIPVDVLELADDHAPYGLRGVGEAPTLSSTPAVLAAIRNATGLELNRTPVRPEHLTGT